ATCATTAGGCGATACAATATAGTGCTGATAGAACAGAATTCCATACGTCACCAACATGCCTGCGCCATACCACCAGCTCAGATCTGTTATCAACAATAATACAAGAAAACCAATTGCAGTAATCACATGGAAGAACTTAGCGATCTGCAATGATTTGACCAGGCCAAAACGGGAAGGTATGGAATGAAGACCTTCGCCCTGATCAAATTCCAGGTCCTGACATGCGTAGATAATATCAAAGCCTGCTGTCCAGAACACAATCGTAACGTACAGCACAATCGCTGTCCAATCCATCGTGCCTGTGACAGCTACCCAGCCACCAAGCGGAGCCAAACCAATCGTCATTCCAAGAACGACGTGGCATAACCATGTGAATCGTTTGGTGTAAGAATACAGTACCAGCATAAACACAGCAATGGGTAACAACTGCATGGATAATACATTAAGATTGGATGAGGCCCAGAATAACAATATAAATGAGATAATGACAAATATAACAACTTCCCCATTTTTCAACAGTCCTGCCGGGATGGCTCTCATCGCGGTACGCGGATTTTTGCCATCAATCGCTTGGTCAATAATCCGGTTCAAACCGAATGCTGCACTACGTGCACCGACCATCGCAAGTAATACCCACATGATCTGCATCCAGCTTGGGAAAGTATCATTCACTACCATGGAGCCTAGAATGGCCCCCATAAATGCAAAGGGTAAAGCAAAAAGCGTGTGTTCAATCTTGATCATTTCTAAAAAGATGCGAATTTTCCTAAACATGCTGATTCTCCTTGGTTCCAATGTGCAGTGCCGCGATACCTCCGGTTAGAGGGTAGGCCTGCACTTCTTGTAATCCTGTTTCTGCAAAAATGTCTGCCAGTTCCTTCCTTCCCGGGAAAATGGCCAGAGAGTCCGGCAGCCATTTGTACTGCTCAAAACTTTTAGCAAACACTTTGGCAAGATTCGGTAAAACCTTCTCAAAATAAAAATAATAAATGCCTTTGAACGGCTGCCATGTTGGCTTGGACAATTCCAGACACACAACCATACCGCCCGGTTTGACCACACGTTTCATTTCAGACAACACTTGTCTGAGATCAGGTACATTGCGAAGCCCGAACCCGATTGTCACATAATCAAATGAATTGTCTTCAAAAGGAAGTGACATGGCATTTCCCTGTGTCAGGGTAATCTGCTTCTGACGCTGCACCGCATTGATCTTCGTCTGGCCGACCTCCAACATGTTGCTGCTGAAATCAAGTCCGTGCATGTGCCCCGTTTCACTTGCTTCTGCCATAGCGAGCGTCCAGTCACATGTGCCGCAGCACAAATCAAGACCGGTGTCGCCTTTGGACATATTCATCTTTTTCATGGTGAATTTACGCCAAGCCTTATGCCTGCGGAAACTTAAAATATCATTCATGACATCATATTTTCCGGCTATACTCTGAAAAACCGAATGGACATATTCTTCTTTCGGTTTGGTCTCTCCGCTCCCCATTCGTCTGTCTCCCCCTCAATCTTCCCTTACTGCCGCATGTGAAGGCTGCAAATATGCCAAGTAAGGCTCAAGAATTGCATGTATCTCATGCAAACCCATCCGCCCTTCCTCGTCTTGCAACAACAGTTGAATGCGGTGTGTACACTCGCGAAGCTTGTCCAGCAAAACTTCGCCAACCCTATGCTTCAGCACCATAGCGTTCCATGCACGTGAATCCGGTTCAGACTGACGCAGCACATTGCGCTCCTCGTCATTACCATGCTCGTATATGTGCCAGTATGCATAGCTGTGAAGATATTGTTTTTCGTCATTCATCCGCTTCAGTTCTTCCACGATCGTTTCGCAGGAGCTGAATTCGGTCAACAGGCTGTTCCATAGTGACTCTTCGTTATCCTGAATCATGCCTGTAAATGAAAGAAACAGCTGCATCCTCAGCTGTACCGTTTCACGCAAGTATTCGTCAGCCGAAACGAGAAGCTTCTTCATCCGTTCATACAGCGTCATCTTGCGTGCGTTCACTCCGGATACAGCACCACTGAGTTTGCCAATCATTTCAATTCTGCCCGCTTGGGCAAGCAATTGATAAAAACGGCTACTTAAATAATCCCCGGCGAGTACATTCAACTGGCGTGAACGCATCTCTTGCTCTCTCCGCTCACCGGAAATAGTATCGATTCGATCATGCGTATCCATGGCCAACTGAACGAGCGAAGTTGCAAGAGCATATAACTCTTGATGCACCTTTTCGTCTGTGCGGCCCACAAATATCTGCAGCAGACGTGCCCGGCTATCCGGAAATGATGGGATTTCCGTATGTTGTCGAATCATGTCGTAATCCGTATATTTCTTTGCTAGTTGGGGTACGCGATATGAATTCATTCTCAGCCTCCGAGCCTTAACATTGTTAAACCATTTCTGCACTACAATCTTATATATTATAGCATATGTTGATCGGGCACGCACTGAATCCTGCTATTCTATTACCCCTGACTTGTCATTTCGAATTGCTTCTTCCAGAGTTCCGTCTCCATCAGATGAAACCAGTCCTTCAATTCCTCTGAAAAGGCCGCACTTTTCCAGTTCCGTAATGTGTCAATCGCATACAGGGGCCACTCTCCACGCCGTATATCAGCAGCAAGCAACAGATGTCGTTTATGCATCCATTCATCTTCTGCCATCACACGCAGCAGCACCTGATCCACGTTATCCAGAGTACGAAAGCCCAGATCCGCTACAGCTGCCATGTTCTCATAGATTTCAGTGTAACTTGTACCCGTTCCTTTTACTTTGAGGTCCAGTTTCAAAATGGACTGTTTCCATTCCACTCTTGCAATGGGTGTAGATAGTTGCATGGAGCTTAACACATCAACCAGATTGTCATTCGTTAGCTGAACGGGATGATGTGATGCAGAGGCAGGTTGTACGTTTTCCCCGCCCCATGTACGCATATGTAAGGTTTGTATCGCAACAAGCAGAAAGACCGCCGCAACCGTTGCCAGCATTGAAGCAGTAACAATCATCCGCGGATTCATATACGCCTCCTTGCCTTTACCTGTTAGTGTAGTCTGTCCAGTAAAGGCTCATACCTCATTGTACAATGAAAAAAAGCAGGCTATGCCTGCAATCTTCATTTGATTGTATTCAATCTGTCCATTACTCCGATTCAATCTGTCCATGCTTGGTAATCAGCGTGGCTTTGCCCCGGATTTTAATAGCTGAAGTATGGGTGGTAAATTGGGCAAACATCACTTCACCCTTGTCCAATTTCTCGGTGTGGTGAAAACGTGTATCCTGACCTCGGGTTAATCCGATCACCTGGACACCATTTTCCTCTGCCTTAATTACAATATAATCATTGCCGGTTGGATGATCCATCACGCATGTCCCCTTCTTTAGTTCGATAGCGTTAATGATGATTAAGATTGTTTCATTTGTCAACCTGCGCCTTATACGAATGAGCCGTAAGAATCGGCTACCCTCGGGTCATACTACAGTTGTACAGCCACAGAAAGGAGAATCTGCATGAAGTACACCCCTGCCGCACTTACAGACGAGCATATTTCTCAGTTAAAAGAAATCGAACAGCATCTATCTGCAGCTGCTGGCGAAGATCTGATTCTGGTTGCTTATACCGGGCAACCGGATGATCCTGAGCACTCGGATAGCCGCAAGAATCATCGTTAAAGGGCAAAAGAAAAGGCCGTGAACAAGTCACGGTCTTTTTGTCGACATATGGAATATGTAGAAATCTTATTTAATTCCGTCTTTGAGCGCTTTACCTGGTTTGAATGCAGGAATTTTGCTCGCAGGAATTTCGATTTCTTCACCTGTTTGCGGGTTGCGTCCTTTACGTGCAGAGCGCTCGCGAACTTCGAAGTTCCCAAAACCAACCAATTGTACTTTATCTCCGCTTTGAAGAGCCTCAGAGATTGCTTCGAATACGGCATCAACCGCTTTCGTTACATCTTTCTTGGACAATTCAGTTGCTTCAGATACGTGTGTAATCAAGTCTGATTTGTTCATTTGTTTTTCACCTCCTGTATCAATGTCCTGAATGTTATACTGTGTTTCCGTTTTATAGCGAAATATACGTTCATACGCAAAAAATCTACGTACATCTTGAGCGATGAACACAAATCTCCGCCTGCGGTCAACAGTCATTTTCGGCAGAATGTCGTCTGAAACCACGGGCATTTCAGACGCCGAACAAATTTCATACTAATACAGACAGCCCACAATTTCAAGTCCGGTTGCGGTTTAAGACGTAAAATGTAACCGCCAGGGCAAGCACGAGAACTCCACCTTTTACAATATCATGCGTGAAATACTGTACGTTCATCATCGTTAACCCGTTCACAAGAACACCAATCAGAACCGAACCGATGAAGGTTCCGATGACATTCGGTTTACCCGCGCCGAACACAGAGAAACCGACAAACACTGCAGCAACGGATTCCATTAACAACGGAGATCCCGCATCAATTTGCCCAGATCCTACTTTGGAAGCATAGATGATACCACCGATTGCTACAAACACTCCAGCGGCTACATAGGCGAGTGTACGCACCTTTTTTACCTTGATTCCAGACAATCGTGCAGCTTCCTCATTACCCCCTGTAATGTACATCTGGCGCCCATATTTCGTATACGTCAAAAAGATATGCACACCTATTACCGCAATAAGCAGCAGGATAACCGATATTGGCATCCCCAGCCATTTCCCCTGCCCTATAAGCAGGAATGTCGGGTCCATCTCTCCCGCAGCTTTGCTCCCATCAGGGAACTGCATATGATTGTAAATGGTATATCCCTGTGCATACGTTTTGTGAATACCTCCGATGATGTACATCGTGGCAAGGGTCGCCAGCAAATCCGGAATGCGCAATTTTACAATGAGCAAAGCGTTCAATAAACCAATAACAGCCCCGATAATCAGTGGCACGATAATTACAATCGCCAGCGGCTGTTGATACCAAATCATTAACGAAGCAGTAACGACGGTGGTCAATGAGACAGTCGCCCCTACCGAGAGATCAAATCCATCAACAATGAGAGATAACGTAACACCGATCGCTACAAACGTAACGATAGAGATTGAGCCCAAAATATCGGTCAAGTTACTGTACGTAAAGAAATAAGGCAATTTAATGCCGAAAAATGCGATAACACCTATAATGACTATAATCGCCCCGTAACGGAACGCAAAATCCAGTGATTTATCCTTCATGATTGCACCTCTTGTCCACCGCTTGCATAGTATAGCAGCTGTTCTTGATTAGTTTCGCCTCGTTTGAACTCTTTCACGATTACGCCCTCGCACATGACAGCGATTCGGTCGCCAATTCCCATGCCTTCATCCAGTTCACAGGTGAAATAGATGACGCCCTTGCCGGCCAAAGCCAGTTCATTGATGATGCGGAAAATGTCACTTTTCGCCCCAATATCTACGCCTTTGGTTGGCTCATCAAATATAAATACGTCGGCATCCGCATTAAGCCATTTACCAATGGCTACCTTCTGCTGATTACCACCGCTTAGATATTTCACTTCCTGCTTTACTGACGATGTTTTAATTCCAAGCTGTTTCACCAAGGACTCCGCATTCAGACGTTCCCGTTTGCGGCTTACGAAACCTAATGTACTGAGACGGCTTAGCAAAGGCAGACTTAGATTCCGTTCCACGTTCTCCTGAATCAGGATTCCTTGTTTACGTCGTTCCTCCGGTACAGAAACAATCCCCAGAGCCGCCGCATCCGCAGGCTGAGACAGACGGAGATTACGGTTGTTAAGCCGGATCTCGCCTCCCTCCAGCCGATCTGCACCAATCAGCAAACGAGAACTTTCCGTTTTACCCGCGCCTACCAGACCTACCACAGCGAGGACTTCACCTCGGCGTACAGAAAGGTCAACACCTTTGACTTTCACTCCACGACGAAGCCCACGCGCTTCCAACAGCAGCTCCCCCACGGGTGCTTCCGTCTTAGGAAACTCTTCTTCAAATGGTTTGCCTAACATCTGAGTAACCAAATCATTGATTGTCAGTCCCTTTGCTTCACCGGTAAATACATGTTGTCCATCCCTCATAACCGTAACGCGATCACAGTGACCCGTCACTTCAGCAAGACGATGGGTAATGAAAATGCAGGCTACGCCCCGTTCCTTCAACAGATGAACAATTCGGAAAAATGCATCCGTTTCTTCCTGACTCAGCGGTGCAGTAGGTTCGTCAAAAATGATGACCTTGGCATCCTGAATCAAAATCCGCGCCAGCAGTATCATCTGTTTTTCTGCAAGCGTCAGATCAGCCACTTTTTGGTGAACGGATATGTCCGCCCCTAATTGCTTCAACGCCTCAACCGCACGCTGTTGCAGCTTCCGCGGACTTTTCCACCACCCCCCGGCAGGTGAAGCCAGCTGATCCAACATAATGTTCTCCGCTGCCGTCAGCTGTGGCACCAGTGCCGCATCCACTTCCTGATAGACACAGTGAATCCCGCTTGCCTTCGCGTCTCCCGGAGAACTTAAATGAAGCGCTTGTCCACTCAGCTGGATCGTACCCTGATCCAATGGGTAAGCACCGGACAAAATCTTCATTAACGTGCTCTTCCCGGCACCATTGGCACCCAGCAGCGCATGAATCTCCCCACCTTTTACAGAGAAATCCACATCCTTCAGTGCAGGAATACCTGAAAACTGCTTGTGGATATGTTCCATTTGAAGCAGAATCGGTGCAGTGCTCATGATGTTAACCTCCAATCGTTCCCTTCCGGGAGCATCCCTTTTTTCATCCAGACCATACGTATCTTCATTTATTTGAAAAAAAGCGCGCCTTGCGGCGCGCTTCCCATACGCTGCTTATTTAGCAGTAATTCCGTATTCGCTCATCCAGTCTTTGATTCCTTGTGTGCTGCCACCCCATCCTTCAACGAACTCTGACAGCTCCGAAGTGGAGATTTGTTTATCTGGCAGAGCTTCACGTTGAACATAGACCGGGTTAAGCACAACTGAATCTTCTGTCTCGTCCCCGTTCAGTTTCTGATAAGCATAACGTACTTGGACACGACCAATATCCGTTGGATCAACAGCAGCAGAAGCAACCCAAGGATTTTTCGGGTCCTGAATCATTTGCAGATCCTCGTCACTCATATCGATACCATACACTTTGATCTCGTCACGTCCAGCTTGTTGAATCGCACGCGCTGCACCTTTGGCGAACTCATCCCATGCAGTCCATACAGCTGTAATCTCACCTTTTGGATATTGCTTGAGAATGGCTTCCATTTTGGCTTGAGTATCCAGCGCCGGGTTCTGTGCAGAACCGAATGTAGCTATTTCCTTGATGTCCGGATTGGCTTTCATGAATTCACCGTATGCTATCTGACGACGTTCCATCGGTGCAAAACCAGCTACCCATACTTTGACAATATTGCCTTGTCCATTGATATCTTTTTTCATTTGCTCCAGTGTCAGCTCAGCCATCTTCTGGTCATCCTGTGACAGGACTGTAGCTCCCGGAACGCTAATAGCTGCGTCGAATACAACTACTGGGATGTTCTGTTCTACTGCCTTCTTCACGCCTGGCTCTAATAGGGAATCACCGTGATCCGTGAGAATGGCATCGAATTTCTGGTTAATTGCGCTATCAAGCAAGGATACCATCTTCGCTTTGTCATTATCGGCAACAAACGTCGTCAGTTCTCCACCGAATTTTTCGATTTCTTCTTTGACACCTTGTACATATTGCTGCGAGAAGGTACCTGTATTAAATTCCATAATAAGTGCAATTCGTTTACCGCTTAGAGGGCCTGTAACTGCTTCCGTTTTTGGCGTATCATCTGATGCACCTGAAGCTGGAGTTGCTGCCGGTTCTTTTTTGATTCCGCAAGCGGACAGCGCCAATGTAAATACTAATAACACACTCCACCATACCCATTTTGTCTCTTTTCTTTTCATCTCTGTCTCCCCCTGTCCACTCTCTGTGATCTCGATCACAATAGTTGAATATTAATATAACGGCTAATCCCTAGTATGTAAATGGGTTTTAGCAATTTAAAGCTAAAAATCGCTAAGTTTTTTTGAAAGCACTATTCTTCCTATCCATTTCATCCAAAATAAAGAAATCACATAAAAAAGACCGCGAGGGATTTCCCCTTACGGTCTTTTGATGTCTTACAGAATGATAGCGATCAAGCCACCGGAACCTTCGTTAATAATTCTTCCCAGCGTCTCTTGCAATTTGTATCTTGCATTATCCGGCATCATGGCAATCTTGCCCTGAATTCCTTCTCGCACGATGGAGTGCAGGGAACGGCCAAACATGTCTGAATCCCATACCTTGATCGGATCGTTCTCGAAGTCCTGCATCAGGTATCTCACCAGTTCCTCACTTTGTTTCTCCGTACCGATGATTGGAGCAAACTCTGATTCCACATCAACCCGGATCATATGAATGGACGGTGCCGTTGCTTTCAGGCGTACGCCAAATTTGGTGCCCTGACGAATGAGTTCAGGTTCATCCAGAGCCATCTCGGCGAGAGAGGGAGCAGCAATGCCGTATCCGGTCGTTTTGACCATCTCCAGCGCTTCTGCGAAGCGGTCGTATTCTCTCTTCGCATGCGAGAATTCCTGCATCAATTGCAGCAGATGATCCTTACCGCGAATCTCGATGCCAACCACTTCCACGAGAATCTGATCATACAGTTCATCCGGCGCGTACAGGTCAATTTCGGCTACACCCTGCCCCATGTTCATACCACTCAGGCCTGCGCGATCAATGAATTCATATTCCATGAATTGAGCGACAACCCGATCCACGTCACGAAGTCTGCGAATATCCTTGACGGTATCCCGTACAGAATTTTCGTAGTTGCTGCGCAGCCAGTGAGTCTCGTTCAGCACCATTACCCAGCTCGGCAAGTTTACATTAACTTCATGCACAGGGAACTCATAGAGCACTTCACGAAGTACACCCGTCACATCATCTTCTGTCATCGTGGCGGCACTGAGTGTCATGACCGGAATGTCGTATTTGGCCGCAAGCTCACTACGCAATTGCAGGGCTTCTTCACTGCGAGGACGAGTGGAGTTGATGATCAGGACAAACGGTTTACCCACTTCTTTCAATTCCGCAATAACCCGTTCTTCGGATTCCACATAGGAACTGCGGGCAATTTCGGCAATCGTGCCGTCTGTTGTGACCACAACACCCAGTGTGGAATGCTCCTGAATGACTTTGCGAGTCCCAATCTCGGCGGCTTCCTGGAACGGAATTGGTTCCTCGAACCAAGGCGTGGAGATCATGCGTGGACCATTCTCATCCTCGTATCCCTTGGCTCCTTCCACCGCATAACCTACACAATCGACAAGGCGCACATTAACATCGAGTCCTTCTGCCACCTTGATCTGAACTGCGTTATTCGGTACGAATTTCGGTTCCGTAGTCATGATGGTTTTGCCTGCTGCACTTTGTGGAAGTTCATCCACTGCACGGGCACGATCAGCCTCGCTTGCGATGTTAGGCAATACGATCGTTTCCATGAATCGTTTAATAAATGTTGATTTTCCCGTCCGGACTGCGCCGACAACCCCGAGATAAATATCCCCTCCGGTCCGCTCAGCTATGTCCTTAAAAATGTCCACTTTCTCCAATGAAATCCCCTCCCTAAATTACTCCGAAGGAAAAATGCTAAAGAGCATCCGCTTCGTTTTTTCAATCAGAAGACTGAAATCCCTGCAACGGTAGAGCCGCCTTTGTGAGTGCCCGGAAGTCGTCCGCCGCCGAACGTTGCATTCTGATGAAACCGGCGAGAGCGGCGTTAACTCGTACATGCAATTGGACTAGTATCATCTTATGTATCCGTATGCGGCAATATGACGCGTAATTTTGTTTTTTTTATCTTATGGTGATGACATTAGGAGAATCCCCCGATCTCGGACTGCGCGTCTTTATTTCAATCTACTTTATGTGATCCGTGAAGCTTTTATGACAGTTATTGCTCATACGGACAAAAAAAAGAGATATCCCTGATTTGGAATATCTCTTTTTGAACCATTAGAAGCATGGGGGTCATACAGTTAGATATATGAATGGCAACCAGGCTTATTTTATTGGCTGTGCAACCGGTGCATTATTTTGCCAAACGTAGAAAACCGATTTTACAGGTACGAAGTAGGAGTGCTCCAACAGAAATTCCCGAACATCTTCAGTCTCTGCTGGAGACATATCAGACTTTTCCACGGCCTGCATAATGTCAAAAGCATAATCTACATAGACCTTGCCTTCGTCATCCATCATAAAAGGTAATGCCTGACCTGAATATACACTGTTCAATGTAATGGAAGGAGTGCCTGCCTGTGCAGCCTGAT
The window above is part of the Paenibacillus sp. 1781tsa1 genome. Proteins encoded here:
- the mtrB gene encoding trp RNA-binding attenuation protein MtrB — its product is MDHPTGNDYIVIKAEENGVQVIGLTRGQDTRFHHTEKLDKGEVMFAQFTTHTSAIKIRGKATLITKHGQIESE
- a CDS encoding sugar ABC transporter ATP-binding protein — translated: MSTAPILLQMEHIHKQFSGIPALKDVDFSVKGGEIHALLGANGAGKSTLMKILSGAYPLDQGTIQLSGQALHLSSPGDAKASGIHCVYQEVDAALVPQLTAAENIMLDQLASPAGGWWKSPRKLQQRAVEALKQLGADISVHQKVADLTLAEKQMILLARILIQDAKVIIFDEPTAPLSQEETDAFFRIVHLLKERGVACIFITHRLAEVTGHCDRVTVMRDGQHVFTGEAKGLTINDLVTQMLGKPFEEEFPKTEAPVGELLLEARGLRRGVKVKGVDLSVRRGEVLAVVGLVGAGKTESSRLLIGADRLEGGEIRLNNRNLRLSQPADAAALGIVSVPEERRKQGILIQENVERNLSLPLLSRLSTLGFVSRKRERLNAESLVKQLGIKTSSVKQEVKYLSGGNQQKVAIGKWLNADADVFIFDEPTKGVDIGAKSDIFRIINELALAGKGVIYFTCELDEGMGIGDRIAVMCEGVIVKEFKRGETNQEQLLYYASGGQEVQS
- a CDS encoding HU family DNA-binding protein — protein: MNKSDLITHVSEATELSKKDVTKAVDAVFEAISEALQSGDKVQLVGFGNFEVRERSARKGRNPQTGEEIEIPASKIPAFKPGKALKDGIK
- a CDS encoding ABC transporter permease — translated: MKDKSLDFAFRYGAIIVIIGVIAFFGIKLPYFFTYSNLTDILGSISIVTFVAIGVTLSLIVDGFDLSVGATVSLTTVVTASLMIWYQQPLAIVIIVPLIIGAVIGLLNALLIVKLRIPDLLATLATMYIIGGIHKTYAQGYTIYNHMQFPDGSKAAGEMDPTFLLIGQGKWLGMPISVILLLIAVIGVHIFLTYTKYGRQMYITGGNEEAARLSGIKVKKVRTLAYVAAGVFVAIGGIIYASKVGSGQIDAGSPLLMESVAAVFVGFSVFGAGKPNVIGTFIGSVLIGVLVNGLTMMNVQYFTHDIVKGGVLVLALAVTFYVLNRNRT
- the spoIVA gene encoding stage IV sporulation protein A, yielding MEKVDIFKDIAERTGGDIYLGVVGAVRTGKSTFIKRFMETIVLPNIASEADRARAVDELPQSAAGKTIMTTEPKFVPNNAVQIKVAEGLDVNVRLVDCVGYAVEGAKGYEDENGPRMISTPWFEEPIPFQEAAEIGTRKVIQEHSTLGVVVTTDGTIAEIARSSYVESEERVIAELKEVGKPFVLIINSTRPRSEEALQLRSELAAKYDIPVMTLSAATMTEDDVTGVLREVLYEFPVHEVNVNLPSWVMVLNETHWLRSNYENSVRDTVKDIRRLRDVDRVVAQFMEYEFIDRAGLSGMNMGQGVAEIDLYAPDELYDQILVEVVGIEIRGKDHLLQLMQEFSHAKREYDRFAEALEMVKTTGYGIAAPSLAEMALDEPELIRQGTKFGVRLKATAPSIHMIRVDVESEFAPIIGTEKQSEELVRYLMQDFENDPIKVWDSDMFGRSLHSIVREGIQGKIAMMPDNARYKLQETLGRIINEGSGGLIAIIL
- a CDS encoding heptaprenyl diphosphate synthase component 1; its protein translation is MNSYRVPQLAKKYTDYDMIRQHTEIPSFPDSRARLLQIFVGRTDEKVHQELYALATSLVQLAMDTHDRIDTISGERREQEMRSRQLNVLAGDYLSSRFYQLLAQAGRIEMIGKLSGAVSGVNARKMTLYERMKKLLVSADEYLRETVQLRMQLFLSFTGMIQDNEESLWNSLLTEFSSCETIVEELKRMNDEKQYLHSYAYWHIYEHGNDEERNVLRQSEPDSRAWNAMVLKHRVGEVLLDKLRECTHRIQLLLQDEEGRMGLHEIHAILEPYLAYLQPSHAAVRED
- a CDS encoding sugar ABC transporter substrate-binding protein, whose product is MKRKETKWVWWSVLLVFTLALSACGIKKEPAATPASGASDDTPKTEAVTGPLSGKRIALIMEFNTGTFSQQYVQGVKEEIEKFGGELTTFVADNDKAKMVSLLDSAINQKFDAILTDHGDSLLEPGVKKAVEQNIPVVVFDAAISVPGATVLSQDDQKMAELTLEQMKKDINGQGNIVKVWVAGFAPMERRQIAYGEFMKANPDIKEIATFGSAQNPALDTQAKMEAILKQYPKGEITAVWTAWDEFAKGAARAIQQAGRDEIKVYGIDMSDEDLQMIQDPKNPWVASAAVDPTDIGRVQVRYAYQKLNGDETEDSVVLNPVYVQREALPDKQISTSELSEFVEGWGGSTQGIKDWMSEYGITAK
- a CDS encoding UbiA-like polyprenyltransferase; translated protein: MFRKIRIFLEMIKIEHTLFALPFAFMGAILGSMVVNDTFPSWMQIMWVLLAMVGARSAAFGLNRIIDQAIDGKNPRTAMRAIPAGLLKNGEVVIFVIISFILLFWASSNLNVLSMQLLPIAVFMLVLYSYTKRFTWLCHVVLGMTIGLAPLGGWVAVTGTMDWTAIVLYVTIVFWTAGFDIIYACQDLEFDQGEGLHSIPSRFGLVKSLQIAKFFHVITAIGFLVLLLITDLSWWYGAGMLVTYGILFYQHYIVSPNDMSRVQTAFFTMNSLLSLIVFTFTLIDLAVK
- a CDS encoding demethylmenaquinone methyltransferase yields the protein MGSGETKPKEEYVHSVFQSIAGKYDVMNDILSFRRHKAWRKFTMKKMNMSKGDTGLDLCCGTCDWTLAMAEASETGHMHGLDFSSNMLEVGQTKINAVQRQKQITLTQGNAMSLPFEDNSFDYVTIGFGLRNVPDLRQVLSEMKRVVKPGGMVVCLELSKPTWQPFKGIYYFYFEKVLPNLAKVFAKSFEQYKWLPDSLAIFPGRKELADIFAETGLQEVQAYPLTGGIAALHIGTKENQHV